A genome region from Acipenser ruthenus chromosome 29, fAciRut3.2 maternal haplotype, whole genome shotgun sequence includes the following:
- the LOC131702028 gene encoding myb-like protein M, whose protein sequence is MEKSLPPASPSRQPISSAILLRLISSFHRGCFTPFNDFVNEALCLVAFFGFLRCSKFSVPSISSFPPIGLRHSDLTQVPRNHFVLSIKTSKTDQLHQDFSVIYVQLCSLFPIYTMWFCREPGVLLLGGKRVSLPPTDRVGLLPMSLPSPTVPRRSQRMLPDPSFGNLSSLSCSSNHSPYYSSNCGVNYCSNCGLNYSSNHSPNYSSNHSHNHSPYYSSNRGPNYSSNHSPYYSNNHSPYYSNNHSHYYSSNCGLNYSSNHSSYYSSNHGPNYSSKRDPNYSSNCTPYYSNNRGPNYSSKCGPNYSSNHSHYCNSNRGPCYSRNWKTSSNSSQYNHPKALSWVRCCHHCHVRFSHLGCPTNYDSGPEDKNVFKAGTGLLSGVPPL, encoded by the exons ATGGAGAAGAGCCTCCCTCCcgcctctccatcaagacaaccgaTCTCATCGGCTATCCTCCTTCGCCTCATCTCCTCCTTCCATCGCGGCTGCTTCACCCCTTTCAATGACTTTGTCAATGAAGCTCTGTGCCTAGTCGCCTTCTTCGGGTTCCTGCGCTGCTCCAAGTTTTCAGTCCCATCAATCTCCAGTTTCCCACCCATTGGCCTGCGCCACTCCGACCTCACTCAAGTCCCCAGAAATCACTTTGTCCTATCCATCAAGACTTCAAAAACAGACCAGTTACATCAAG ACTTTTCTGTCATctatgtgcagctctgcagtctcTTTCCTATCTACACGATGTGGTTCtgcagggagccgggggtccttctTTTGGGGGGGAAGCGAGTCTCACTCCCCCCAACCGACCGGGTCGGCCTCCTGCCCATGTCACTGCCGTCTCCGACGGTTCCTcgtcg cagccagaggatgctgcctgacccgtcctTCGGGAACCTGTCCAGCCTGTCCTGT agcagcaaccacagcccctactacagcagcaactgtggtGTCAACTACTGCAGCAACTGtggcctcaactacagcagcaaccacagccccaactacagcagcaaccacagccacaaccacagcccctactacagcagcaaccgcggccccaactacagcagcaaccacagcccctactacagcaacaaccacagcccctactacagcaacaacCACAGccactactacagcagcaactgtggcctcaactacagcagcaatcACAGctcctactacagcagcaaccacggccccaactacagcagcaaacgcgaccccaactacagcagcaactgcaccccctactacagcaacaaccgcggccccaactacagcagtaAATGTGGCCctaactacagcagcaaccacagccacTACTGCAACAGCAACCGCGGCCCCTGCTACAGCAGGAACTGGAAAACCTCCAGCAACAGCAGTCAATACAACCACCCAAAGGCCCTTTCCTGGGTTCGCTGTTGCCATCATTGTCATGTGCGGTTTAGCCATCTTGGCTGTCCCACTAATTATGATTCTG GTCCTGAAGACAAAAATGTGTTCAAAGCTGGCACAGGCTTGCTCTCTGGAGTCCCCCCTCTATGA